In one window of Gemmatimonadota bacterium DNA:
- a CDS encoding acetylxylan esterase, which translates to MNDLDNPGRQDGPVTPIGESHTVDTLKAYLLSRIPRFDLPDPATWEEEAGKLRQTVLEEVIFKGVPDAWRNGAPDVEWSDVIETGKGYRIRKLTYRALPGQDGQPGHPGQPGQPGLVIPALLYEPDDPTVSAPGVLNLNGHVGPPGKAVDYKQIRCVNLVRRGVFALNPEWMSFGELQGPGYQHNNASYLDLCGVAGIAVFYLVMCRALEVLLGLEQVDPERVAVTGLSGGGWQTIVLAALDTRVRLAAPNAGYIGLDSRVNHRADRGDIEQNASDFAVTADYPMLTALLAPRPALLMYNEYDDCCFQTARARPSVYEPVLPLYASLGRPDAFAFHNNLDPGTHNYEREHRERFYRFLNRHFLDGRPGAPSREEEIPSEDEVRTEEALWVGTPADNADFVSLARSLARGLKRRKPPENPAAFPRWQAAGRERLTSLLRYRSLTVERVTGQASRTGNGRRPAYACYHLRDGWELPAVTTVPTGQGSGRKLLILADEGRQGTEVLAEEALRDQATATEVEVVMQGACGLGKAPHQWTMMMASSGGRMLGLQVAQLAAVMQHMSPARPDPVRPGVAAPLGLASQGPVSSVIALMAASLCGRAVDKIILHRGLASLHRLIDEPGRYESLSPLFCFGLLAEFDIEDLIALVRPARVELRSAAEL; encoded by the coding sequence ATGAATGACCTGGACAACCCCGGGCGTCAGGATGGCCCCGTCACACCGATCGGGGAATCGCACACGGTGGACACGCTGAAGGCTTACTTGCTGAGCCGTATCCCTCGATTTGACCTTCCCGATCCCGCGACCTGGGAGGAAGAGGCCGGTAAGTTGCGACAGACCGTGCTGGAAGAAGTGATTTTCAAGGGCGTGCCCGACGCGTGGAGAAACGGCGCGCCCGACGTCGAGTGGAGCGACGTGATCGAAACCGGCAAGGGGTACCGGATTCGCAAGCTGACCTACCGCGCACTCCCCGGTCAGGACGGCCAGCCGGGTCATCCCGGTCAGCCCGGTCAGCCCGGCCTGGTCATTCCCGCCCTGCTTTACGAACCGGATGATCCGACGGTTTCGGCGCCGGGCGTGTTGAACCTGAACGGGCATGTGGGCCCGCCGGGCAAGGCGGTAGATTACAAGCAGATACGTTGCGTCAACCTGGTCCGCCGGGGCGTGTTTGCGCTGAATCCGGAGTGGATGAGCTTCGGAGAACTGCAGGGCCCGGGCTACCAGCACAACAACGCGAGCTACCTGGATCTGTGCGGTGTGGCCGGCATTGCCGTGTTCTACCTGGTCATGTGCCGCGCGCTGGAGGTGCTGCTGGGCCTGGAGCAGGTCGACCCGGAGCGTGTCGCAGTGACCGGACTGTCCGGTGGAGGCTGGCAGACGATCGTGCTCGCCGCCCTGGACACGAGGGTGCGCCTCGCCGCGCCCAATGCCGGTTACATCGGCCTGGACAGCCGCGTCAACCACAGGGCCGACCGTGGTGACATCGAACAGAACGCCTCGGACTTCGCCGTGACGGCCGACTATCCCATGCTCACGGCCCTGCTGGCGCCCCGTCCGGCCCTGCTGATGTATAACGAATATGACGATTGTTGCTTCCAGACCGCCAGGGCGCGTCCCTCGGTCTATGAACCTGTTCTGCCGCTGTACGCTTCGCTCGGAAGACCGGACGCCTTTGCATTCCATAACAACCTGGATCCGGGCACCCACAACTACGAGCGGGAACACCGGGAGCGTTTCTACAGGTTCTTGAACCGGCATTTCCTGGACGGCCGGCCTGGTGCGCCGTCCCGCGAAGAAGAGATTCCCTCGGAAGACGAAGTCCGCACCGAAGAAGCACTGTGGGTCGGAACGCCGGCGGATAACGCCGATTTCGTCTCCCTGGCACGGTCCCTGGCCCGTGGACTGAAACGCCGGAAGCCGCCGGAGAATCCCGCCGCGTTCCCCCGGTGGCAGGCGGCGGGCAGGGAACGGCTGACGTCCTTGCTGCGTTACCGGTCCCTGACCGTTGAACGCGTGACCGGTCAGGCTTCGCGCACAGGAAACGGCCGCCGGCCGGCATACGCCTGTTACCATTTGAGGGACGGATGGGAACTACCCGCCGTGACCACCGTACCCACGGGCCAGGGCTCCGGAAGGAAGCTTCTGATCCTGGCGGATGAAGGGCGGCAGGGGACGGAAGTCCTGGCAGAGGAAGCCCTGCGGGACCAGGCCACGGCCACGGAGGTGGAAGTGGTCATGCAGGGCGCCTGCGGACTGGGCAAGGCACCGCATCAGTGGACGATGATGATGGCGTCGAGCGGAGGCCGGATGCTGGGTCTCCAGGTCGCCCAGCTCGCGGCGGTCATGCAGCATATGAGCCCGGCCCGTCCGGACCCGGTCCGTCCGGGCGTGGCGGCCCCGCTGGGGCTCGCGTCGCAAGGTCCCGTGTCCTCGGTCATCGCCCTGATGGCAGCGTCCCTTTGCGGCCGGGCGGTCGACAAAATTATACTGCATCGCGGCCTTGCCAGCCTGCACCGGTTGATCGATGAACCCGGACGGTACGAATCCCTCTCGCCCCTGTTCTGCTTTGGACTGTTGGCAGAATTCGATATCGAGGATCTCATCGCGCTGGTCCGCCCCGCCCGGGTCGAACTCAGATCGGCCGCCGAACTTTGA
- a CDS encoding transglutaminase family protein, with protein sequence MSTSTIPWNPCLSADAMAENVRYRIEHVTKYRYGFPVRNCAMSLALRPLEDRWQHVTAFRIGTEPVGTVFPVSDAFGNTRHQLHLNRNHQSLSITARSTVDVTPRDTPPGECEEGAWETIRGWRDSFHQWDFMDHSGLALPSPALERFVQRNGIAPAGDPLAALKRLSGALFERFEYVPGSTTISSTIEHILDTGRGVCQDYAHVMIAVARTWGIPARYVSGYLHDESAAGGGTTSHAWVECRLPGPGWTGFDPTNATLADERHVRVAVGRDYQDVSPTRGILFGGGDIELEVEVNMESIPENTVDSSYSMHEEL encoded by the coding sequence GTGTCTACATCGACTATCCCCTGGAATCCCTGTCTGTCCGCTGACGCCATGGCCGAAAACGTGCGATACCGGATCGAGCATGTCACGAAGTACCGTTATGGCTTCCCCGTGCGAAACTGCGCGATGTCCCTGGCGCTCAGACCGCTCGAGGATCGCTGGCAGCACGTCACCGCCTTCCGGATCGGGACGGAACCGGTAGGCACGGTCTTTCCGGTCTCGGACGCCTTCGGCAATACGCGCCACCAGCTTCACCTGAACCGCAATCACCAGTCGCTGTCCATCACCGCGCGCTCCACGGTGGACGTTACGCCACGGGACACACCGCCCGGGGAATGCGAAGAAGGCGCTTGGGAGACCATCCGGGGCTGGCGAGACTCGTTCCACCAATGGGACTTTATGGATCACAGCGGCCTGGCCCTTCCTTCGCCCGCCCTGGAAAGGTTCGTGCAACGGAACGGCATTGCACCCGCGGGAGACCCGCTGGCCGCGCTGAAACGGCTGTCAGGCGCACTCTTTGAACGCTTCGAGTACGTGCCCGGGAGCACCACGATCTCTTCCACGATCGAACACATCCTGGATACCGGCCGCGGCGTATGCCAGGATTACGCCCACGTCATGATCGCCGTAGCGCGGACCTGGGGCATTCCCGCCAGGTACGTATCCGGCTATCTCCATGACGAGTCCGCGGCAGGAGGGGGAACGACCTCCCACGCCTGGGTGGAGTGCCGGTTGCCCGGACCCGGCTGGACGGGATTCGATCCCACGAACGCGACGCTGGCCGACGAACGACACGTACGGGTGGCGGTGGGGCGGGACTACCAGGACGTGTCCCCCACGCGAGGCATCCTGTTCGGAGGGGGCGATATCGAGCTTGAAGTGGAGGTGAATATGGAATCGATACCTGAAAATACCGTCGATTCATCCTATTCGATGCACGAGGAGCTGTAA
- a CDS encoding alpha-E domain-containing protein, translating to MLSRSAQGLYWMGRYLERAAHLSRLMQLQVETLVDRPLREIHFGWNRVYSSMNQLPPAGTLEAFGSDDYALADSYTLADHLTFEPTNPDSIWNCFAYARENARQVRNYISAEMWLSLNMTFLRLQGLTIQEIWKTAPESFYAGTAKDIATFTGVAESTMYRDEGWHFIQLGSYIERVQLSASILLSQIAAQDGQDESFDADWANLLHVFRAFDAYVHSYSVVVQPGQVLDLIVTDELLPGSVRRSLDGIASVLDAIGSGPSPGAGREAAVLIASLSAIVRDGRNDVTAWRATLEQVNGDSRKLHQQIMGVYIDYPLESLSVR from the coding sequence ATGCTGTCCAGAAGCGCACAGGGCTTGTACTGGATGGGCCGGTATCTCGAACGCGCCGCACACCTCAGCCGGCTGATGCAACTGCAGGTGGAAACGCTGGTGGATCGTCCGCTGCGCGAGATCCACTTTGGATGGAACCGTGTGTACAGCAGCATGAACCAGTTACCGCCCGCCGGTACGCTGGAAGCCTTCGGGAGCGACGACTATGCGCTGGCCGACTCCTATACCCTGGCCGATCATCTTACTTTCGAACCCACGAATCCGGATTCCATATGGAACTGCTTCGCGTACGCCCGGGAGAACGCGCGGCAGGTCCGCAATTACATCAGCGCCGAGATGTGGCTGTCGCTGAACATGACCTTCCTGCGCCTGCAGGGATTGACTATCCAGGAGATTTGGAAGACGGCCCCGGAGTCTTTCTACGCGGGAACGGCAAAGGATATCGCCACCTTCACCGGCGTGGCCGAGTCGACCATGTACCGCGATGAAGGGTGGCATTTCATTCAGCTGGGCAGCTACATCGAACGGGTGCAGCTTTCCGCATCAATCCTGTTGTCGCAGATTGCGGCACAGGACGGGCAGGACGAATCGTTTGACGCGGACTGGGCGAACTTGCTGCATGTGTTCCGCGCCTTCGACGCCTACGTGCATTCCTACAGCGTCGTGGTTCAGCCCGGACAGGTGCTCGACCTGATCGTAACGGACGAACTGCTTCCGGGTTCGGTGCGCCGGTCCCTCGACGGGATCGCCTCCGTGCTGGACGCCATCGGTTCGGGTCCGTCTCCCGGCGCGGGCAGGGAAGCGGCGGTGCTCATTGCCTCCCTTAGCGCGATCGTCCGGGACGGCAGGAACGACGTTACGGCATGGCGCGCCACGCTGGAACAGGTGAACGGCGACAGCCGGAAGCTTCACCAGCAGATTATGGGTGTCTACATCGACTATCCCCTGGAATCCCTGTCTGTCCGCTGA
- a CDS encoding circularly permuted type 2 ATP-grasp protein, translating into MDFDAYDLDSAFYDEMFLPDGTPRAHCRSLHESLLRLPVEELVRMQERVTHSFSSEGITFTVYGGDEAGERIMPVDCLPRILPAEEWRQLEAGLAQRLKALNRFLADVYGPARIVEDGVVPVDLVRGCPQYRVEMRGVPVPHGTYVAVCGTDLVRTNEGFHVLEDNLRVPSGVSYMVANRKAVKANLRRLYRSCRVREVEQYGRLLRETLKELAPRGEDDPCVVLLTPGVYNAAFYEHIYLAHEIGATLVEGRDLLVDGGYVYMRTTSGLQRVDVIYRRVDDDFLDPLVFRPDSLLGLPGLMGVYRAGNVTLVNAPGTGVADDKSVYAYVPDMIRYYLAEEPQLQNVKTYICRRPEDLEFTLDNLRELVVKRVGESGGYGMLVGPESTPDEREACARDLRENPADFISQPVLDLSRAPCLIGGRAAPRHVDLRPFVLHGRETRIVPGAFCRVALREGSLVVNSSQGGGGKDVWILGD; encoded by the coding sequence ATGGATTTCGACGCATACGACCTGGATAGCGCTTTCTACGACGAGATGTTCCTCCCTGACGGTACGCCGCGCGCTCATTGCCGCAGTCTGCACGAATCACTGCTCCGGCTTCCCGTCGAAGAACTCGTTCGCATGCAGGAACGGGTCACGCATTCCTTTTCCAGCGAAGGCATCACGTTTACGGTATACGGCGGAGATGAAGCCGGCGAGCGCATCATGCCCGTCGACTGCCTGCCCCGGATCCTGCCCGCCGAAGAATGGCGGCAGCTCGAAGCCGGACTTGCCCAGCGGCTGAAGGCGTTGAACCGGTTTCTCGCCGATGTATACGGTCCCGCCCGTATTGTCGAAGACGGTGTCGTCCCGGTCGACCTGGTGCGCGGCTGTCCCCAGTACCGCGTCGAAATGCGGGGGGTGCCCGTGCCGCACGGGACGTATGTTGCGGTCTGCGGCACCGACCTGGTCCGCACGAATGAAGGATTCCACGTGCTCGAGGACAACCTGCGCGTGCCGTCCGGCGTATCCTACATGGTCGCCAACCGGAAAGCGGTCAAGGCCAACCTGCGCCGGCTTTACCGCAGCTGCCGGGTGCGGGAAGTCGAGCAGTACGGGCGCCTGCTCCGCGAAACGCTTAAGGAACTCGCGCCTCGCGGGGAAGACGATCCCTGCGTGGTGCTGCTGACGCCCGGCGTATACAATGCGGCGTTTTACGAGCACATCTACCTGGCGCACGAGATCGGGGCGACCCTGGTCGAGGGCCGGGACCTGCTGGTCGACGGCGGATATGTGTACATGCGCACCACCTCGGGGCTGCAACGGGTGGACGTCATCTACCGCCGGGTGGACGACGATTTCCTGGACCCGCTCGTATTCCGGCCGGACTCCCTGCTGGGTCTCCCGGGTCTCATGGGCGTCTACCGGGCCGGGAACGTCACCCTGGTGAACGCGCCGGGCACGGGCGTCGCGGACGACAAGAGCGTATACGCGTACGTCCCCGACATGATCCGCTATTACCTGGCCGAAGAACCGCAGCTGCAAAACGTAAAGACCTATATCTGCCGCCGGCCGGAGGACCTCGAATTCACCCTGGACAACCTGCGGGAACTCGTCGTGAAGCGGGTGGGCGAGTCTGGGGGATACGGCATGCTGGTCGGACCGGAATCGACGCCCGATGAACGGGAAGCCTGCGCCCGTGATTTGCGGGAAAACCCCGCGGACTTCATTTCGCAACCCGTACTGGACCTTTCGCGCGCCCCCTGCCTGATCGGGGGCCGCGCCGCGCCGCGGCACGTGGACCTGAGGCCCTTCGTGCTCCATGGCCGCGAGACGCGAATCGTGCCGGGTGCGTTCTGCCGGGTCGCGCTGCGGGAGGGCAGCCTGGTGGTAAACTCCAGCCAGGGAGGCGGAGGCAAGGACGTCTGGATACTGGGGGACTGA
- a CDS encoding protease modulator HflC produces the protein MTGKGRGIRRAIVALVLAAIVYDCFYVINETQQGVLTNFGRISPPVKQPGLHVKWPRPISKVYKVDRRLQTLTDVSHELITEDQKNILISGYLLWRIVDPILYVEAIRTGENATERLRDLYLSSSGIVISNKARDAFISLGLEHEDLHEAARDILGNVAPIASANYGIEVLKAGIIEYTLPVENRPAVIQRMISERARIAARYRSEGEEMAIRIEALAINEHEKLMAEAHAEATAILGEAEAEAMALLGRAYRNDPAFYRFIRALDSYDLIIDKNTTLMLPADNELFRYLDSRTVPR, from the coding sequence ATGACCGGTAAAGGACGTGGTATCCGGAGGGCCATTGTCGCGCTCGTGCTGGCGGCGATCGTCTACGACTGTTTCTACGTGATCAACGAGACCCAGCAAGGGGTCCTGACGAACTTCGGCCGGATTTCTCCTCCGGTGAAGCAGCCGGGACTGCACGTCAAGTGGCCCCGCCCGATCTCGAAAGTCTACAAGGTAGACCGAAGGCTGCAGACGTTGACCGATGTGTCCCATGAACTGATTACCGAAGACCAGAAGAATATCCTGATCAGCGGCTACCTGCTCTGGCGTATCGTGGATCCCATTCTCTACGTGGAGGCGATTCGTACCGGCGAAAACGCCACTGAAAGACTGCGGGACCTCTATCTGTCGAGCAGCGGGATCGTAATCAGCAACAAGGCCCGGGACGCCTTCATCAGCCTCGGGCTGGAACATGAAGACCTGCATGAAGCGGCCCGTGACATACTCGGCAACGTCGCGCCGATCGCCAGTGCGAACTACGGCATCGAGGTACTGAAAGCCGGGATCATCGAGTATACGCTTCCCGTGGAGAACCGCCCGGCCGTGATTCAGCGCATGATCTCGGAGCGCGCGCGCATCGCGGCCCGATACCGGAGCGAGGGCGAAGAGATGGCCATACGCATCGAAGCGCTGGCGATCAACGAACACGAGAAGCTCATGGCGGAAGCCCACGCGGAAGCCACGGCCATTCTCGGCGAGGCCGAGGCGGAAGCGATGGCGCTGCTCGGCAGGGCCTATCGGAATGACCCGGCTTTCTACCGGTTCATCCGTGCACTCGACAGTTACGACCTGATTATCGACAAGAACACGACCCTCATGCTGCCGGCCGACAACGAGCTGTTCAGGTACCTGGACAGCCGAACGGTTCCCCGGTAA
- the hflK gene encoding FtsH protease activity modulator HflK — translation MTNENRPLPYSTRVIYALFDSARAFGWNRLFWSLAALAVAAVMASGFYIVKKEEQGVLVRFGKVVDENIGPGIHYCVPFIYETHIRKVKRIVRVPIASEATMGDTHVTLLSGDTNLVELDVAVQYKIDNLRSYLFAVTDPTMLMTMIVREEMVNIVGQNFIDLILTSNRSIIERHLHDYLAGRLEAIDIGIELVDLNIVDIRPIEETVEAFRDVNDAISERMQSISNANQRREKLIARTKGQTEAIIMDARATARERVLQAESSAGAFTMLLAEYRRQPAQVGITRYWQRMRTIFAEANLAAVNPGNDANIEVNLIDEGSGLTPADLAFDSPGALAASGPDSLDRPVFSTLPPDIHRYENIDRDGFLIDGRFHSRNTERDHLPVAAPRSLIFDTPSIFSHGHVTTSSIDEASQTGEKALAETMHEDESEEEKTGTEGSQSDPKQ, via the coding sequence ATGACAAACGAAAACCGGCCTCTACCCTATAGCACGCGCGTCATCTACGCCCTGTTCGATTCGGCCCGGGCCTTCGGCTGGAACCGGCTGTTCTGGAGCCTGGCCGCCCTGGCCGTCGCCGCGGTGATGGCGAGTGGGTTCTATATCGTCAAAAAAGAAGAACAGGGCGTCCTCGTGCGGTTCGGCAAAGTGGTGGACGAAAACATCGGCCCCGGTATCCATTACTGCGTGCCGTTCATCTATGAAACCCACATCCGCAAGGTAAAGCGCATCGTCCGCGTGCCCATCGCAAGCGAAGCAACGATGGGGGATACGCACGTCACGTTGTTGTCCGGCGACACGAACCTGGTCGAGCTGGACGTTGCCGTGCAGTACAAGATCGATAACCTGCGAAGCTACCTCTTCGCGGTTACGGACCCGACGATGCTGATGACCATGATCGTGCGGGAGGAAATGGTCAACATCGTGGGGCAGAACTTCATCGACCTGATCCTGACGTCCAACCGGAGTATCATCGAGCGCCACCTCCATGACTACCTCGCAGGACGCCTGGAGGCGATCGACATCGGCATCGAGCTGGTCGACCTGAACATCGTGGACATCCGACCCATCGAGGAGACCGTGGAAGCGTTCCGGGACGTCAATGACGCCATATCAGAACGTATGCAGTCCATCAGCAACGCCAATCAGCGCAGGGAGAAGCTCATCGCCCGGACGAAAGGGCAGACGGAAGCGATCATCATGGATGCCCGGGCCACGGCGCGGGAACGGGTCCTCCAGGCCGAGAGCAGCGCCGGCGCTTTCACCATGCTGCTGGCCGAATACCGAAGGCAGCCGGCCCAGGTCGGTATCACCCGGTACTGGCAGCGCATGCGCACGATCTTTGCCGAGGCGAACCTGGCGGCGGTCAATCCCGGCAACGACGCGAATATCGAGGTCAATCTCATCGACGAAGGATCGGGACTGACGCCCGCCGACCTGGCTTTCGATTCACCGGGCGCCCTGGCCGCTTCCGGTCCCGACTCCCTGGACAGGCCGGTTTTTTCAACGCTTCCACCGGATATACACCGTTATGAGAACATCGACCGGGATGGATTCCTCATCGATGGAAGGTTCCATAGCCGCAACACGGAGCGGGATCATCTTCCGGTGGCCGCGCCTCGATCGCTCATTTTCGACACGCCGTCCATTTTCAGCCACGGCCACGTAACGACCAGCAGCATAGACGAGGCGAGTCAGACCGGTGAAAAAGCGCTGGCCGAGACCATGCACGAAGATGAAAGCGAAGAAGAAAAAACGGGTACCGAAGGGAGCCAAAGTGATCCAAAGCAATAG
- a CDS encoding ABC transporter substrate-binding protein gives MKAKKKKRVPKGAKVIQSNSVIPGNRLFGLVSLAAALVIAALAHPAPVRAETGVTSEAIVFGQSACFTGPNRNLGLYYRAGILSAFEELNRAGGINGRTLRLLSLDDGYEPEQAAANAERFAAENDVFAVIGGVGTPTAKRIAPVLRSADIPFVGPFTGADFLRNFDRFPNVVNLRAAYLDEVVTMVDYIVNDLGKNRFGVIYQDDSFGRSVLKNFQIALEAHDLPILAKTAHSRNTHAVHAGLFMISKADLDAILIVGSYAANSEIINLSHSLGHDYIVANLSFVLSQELKMMVENRSERILVTEVIPDPNSNSSRIARRFRNALRPEYGQAESVATLVNEVAFEGYILGRYVIDVLERMGGELTREHFLSVALSPEKVMLDDWSLEFPPGTNTGSTYIRLTNLGE, from the coding sequence ATGAAAGCGAAGAAGAAAAAACGGGTACCGAAGGGAGCCAAAGTGATCCAAAGCAATAGCGTGATCCCCGGCAACAGACTGTTCGGCCTTGTGTCACTTGCGGCCGCGCTCGTCATCGCTGCGCTGGCGCATCCTGCGCCGGTCCGGGCGGAGACCGGCGTAACCTCCGAAGCCATCGTGTTCGGCCAGAGCGCGTGCTTCACAGGTCCCAACCGCAACCTGGGCCTGTACTACCGGGCGGGCATCCTTTCGGCATTCGAAGAACTGAACCGCGCAGGCGGCATCAACGGAAGAACGCTCAGGCTGCTTTCGCTGGACGATGGGTATGAACCCGAGCAGGCCGCCGCCAACGCCGAGCGGTTTGCGGCGGAGAACGACGTGTTCGCGGTGATCGGCGGCGTAGGAACGCCGACCGCCAAGCGAATCGCTCCCGTGCTGCGCAGTGCCGACATCCCCTTTGTCGGGCCCTTCACCGGTGCGGATTTTCTCCGCAATTTCGACCGGTTCCCCAACGTCGTCAACCTGCGGGCGGCGTATCTGGACGAAGTCGTGACCATGGTCGATTACATCGTAAACGACCTGGGCAAGAACCGGTTCGGCGTGATTTACCAGGACGATTCCTTCGGCCGATCGGTACTGAAGAACTTCCAGATCGCCCTCGAAGCCCATGACCTCCCGATACTTGCCAAGACCGCCCATTCGCGGAATACCCACGCGGTCCACGCGGGCCTGTTCATGATCTCCAAGGCAGACCTCGACGCCATATTGATCGTGGGGTCGTACGCCGCGAACTCCGAGATCATCAACCTGTCCCACTCGCTGGGTCACGACTACATCGTGGCAAATCTCTCTTTCGTCCTTTCCCAGGAACTGAAAATGATGGTGGAAAACCGCAGTGAAAGGATCCTGGTGACCGAGGTGATTCCGGATCCGAACAGCAACAGCAGCCGGATCGCACGACGGTTCAGAAACGCGTTGCGGCCGGAATACGGCCAGGCTGAATCCGTGGCAACCCTGGTGAACGAGGTGGCTTTCGAAGGCTACATCCTGGGTAGATACGTCATCGACGTGCTCGAACGCATGGGCGGCGAATTGACAAGGGAGCATTTCCTGAGTGTCGCGCTGTCGCCCGAAAAAGTCATGCTGGACGACTGGAGCCTGGAATTTCCGCCGGGTACGAATACCGGATCCACCTATATCCGGCTCACCAACCTGGGCGAATAA